A part of Cervus elaphus chromosome 11, mCerEla1.1, whole genome shotgun sequence genomic DNA contains:
- the LOC122702835 gene encoding small integral membrane protein 20-like, translated as MSRNLRTALIFGGFISLIGAAFYPIYFRPLMRLEEYKKEQAINRAGIVQEEVQPPGLKVWSDPFGRK; from the coding sequence ATGTCCCGGAACCTGCGCACTGCTCTCATTTTCGGTGGCTTCATCTCCCTGATCGGCGCCGCCTTCTACCCCATCTACTTCCGGCCCTTAATGCGGCTGGAGGAGTACAAGAAGGAACAAGCCATTAATCGAGCTGGTATTGTTCAAGAAGAGGTGCAGCCACCAGGGTTGAAAGTGTGGTCGGATCCATTTGGCCGGAAATGA